One stretch of Brettanomyces nanus chromosome 4, complete sequence DNA includes these proteins:
- the RPS8A gene encoding ribosomal protein S8A (BUSCO:EOG09343X9S) — protein sequence MGISRDSRHKRSATGAKRAQYRKKRKFELGRQPASTKIGTKRIHAVRVRGGHLKFRALRLESGNFSWPSEGVSRKTRINAVVYHPSNNELVRTNTLTKSSVVQIDATPFKQYYESHYGLVMGKKGTAVVDEETKKSKHLQKKLAARAKDAKLESAVSSQFGSGRLYAVVSSRPGQSGRCDGYVLEGDELAFYLRRLTAKK from the coding sequence ATGGGTATTTCACGTGATTCTCGTCACAAGAGATCAGCAACTGGTGCCAAGAGAGCTCAgtacagaaagaagagaaagtttGAGTTAGGAAGACAGCCAGCCAGTACCAAGATTGGTACCAAAAGAATTCATGCTGTTAGAGTTAGAGGTGGCCACCTTAAGTTCAGAGCTTTGAGACTTGAGAGCGGTAACTTCTCATGGCCTTCCGAGGGTGTTTCTAGAAAGACGAGAATCAATGCCGTCGTCTACCATCCATCTAACAACGAGTTGGTCAGAACCAACACTTTGACCAAATCATCTGTTGTGCAAATCGATGCTACTCCATTTAAGCAGTACTACGAATCTCACTACGGTTTGGTTATGGGTAAGAAGGGCACGGCCGTCGTTGATGAGgaaacaaagaaatctAAGCAtttgcagaagaagcttgcTGCTAGAGCCAAGGACGCTAAACTCGAATCTGCTGTTTCTTCCCAGTTTGGTTCTGGTAGATTGTATGCCGTTGTTTCATCCAGACCAGGCCAATCCGGTAGATGTGATGGTTACGTCTTGGAGGGTGATGAGTTGGCCTTCTACTTGAGAAGATTGACTGCCAAGAAATAA
- the DPH3 gene encoding Diphthamide biosynthesis protein 3 (BUSCO:EOG09344OZE), translated as MSEQISVYDQIEIEDFTFDPDLQVFSYPCPCGDRFQISLGDMEDGENIAVCPSCSLMVEVIFEKEDLGEYIDEVA; from the coding sequence ATGTCTGAGCAGATCTCTGTGTATGATCAGATTGAAATCGAGGATTTTACTTTTGATCCGGATCTCCAGGTCTTTTCATATCCATGCCCATGCGGAGATAGATTTCAAATATCCCTTGGAGACATGGAGGACGGTGAAAATATAGCCGTATGTCCATCATGCTCGTTAATGGTTGAGGtaatctttgaaaaagaggatttAGGAGAATATATAGACGAGGTGGCTTAA
- a CDS encoding uncharacterized protein (BUSCO:EOG09343R61): MTQQAYRRLVKEYKQINENPPPYIIARPSESNILDWHYVITGPPGTPYEGGQYHGRLTFPSEYPFKPPRIKMCTPSGRFEINQRICLSMSDFHEELWNPSWSVATIINGLLSFMTSEERTTGSIVTPESTKRELAKRSKYYNLYSNPAFKDNFSDLCKQNLRDIKREEEEEAQRKLDQVDQEAIKKLEQDEKRKVTTSIDTIEDPEDRIRAKQIQEVNEKKKQPIPDSFGGGLIKISVVLLAIFVGLALKFNGAV; encoded by the coding sequence ATGACTCAACAGGCTTATAGACGACTTGTGAAAGAATACAAGCAGATCAACGAGAACCCGCCTCCATATATTATAGCTAGGCCATCAGAATCTAATATACTGGATTGGCATTATGTGATAACGGGACCTCCGGGAACACCATATGAAGGTGGACAGTATCATGGAAGGCTCACTTTCCCATCAGAATACCCTTTCAAGCCCCCTAGAATTAAAATGTGTACGCCTTCTGGACGttttgaaatcaatcaGAGGATTTGCTTATCTATGAGTGACTTTCACGAGGAGTTATGGAACCCATCATGGTCTGTGGCTACTATTATTAATGGTCTATTGTCGTTCATGACAAGCGAAGAACGAACCACGGGATCGATTGTTACGCCAGAGTCTACAAAAAGAGAGCTTGCCAAAAGGTCCAAGTACTACAACCTTTATTCTAATCCTGCATTCAAGGACAACTTTTCAGACCTTTGTAAACAGAATTTGAGAGAcataaagagagaagaggaggaagaagcacAGAGAAAATTGGATCAGgttgatcaagaagctaTCAAAAAACTCGAACAAGATGAAAAACGTAAGGTTACCACCAGCATAGATACCATTGAGGATCCCGAGGACCGGATAAGGGCCAAACAAATCCAGGAAGttaatgagaagaagaaacaacCCATTCCAGACTCGTTCGGAGGAGGACTTATCAAGATCTCTGTGGTGCTTCTTGCAATCTTTGTCGGTTTAGCGTTAAAGTTTAACGGAGCTGTTTGA
- the PRS4 gene encoding ribose phosphate diphosphokinase subunit prs4 has product MSLRHPKNSIKILSANSHPDLSNMICERLGLPLSNVKALELANNEDAILVGESLRDEDVYIIQTGCGGFEKLNDYVMELLLMIHACRTASARKITAVIPNFPYARQDRKDKSRVPISAKLVANLLTTAGCDHVITLDLHASQIQGFFSIPVDNLYAEPNVLKYIQSHFDNKDDIILVSPDVGGAKRVASLADKLDTMFALIHKERAKANVVSKMVLVGDVTDKVCILVDDMADTCGTLCKASDLLLEKGAKEVMAIVTHGIFSGNAICKLNQSNLKRVVCTNSMPLNNLQELCPKLEVIDISGTLSEAIRRLHNGESVSYLFNTAVF; this is encoded by the coding sequence ATGTCTCTTCGACACCCGAAAAACTCCATCAAAATCCTTTCTGCAAACTCGCATCCAGATCTTTCCAATATGATATGCGAAAGATTGGGACTCCCTCTAAGCAATGTGAAAGCATTggaattggccaataatGAGGATGCCATTTTGGTCGGGGAATCGCTAAGAGATGAAGACGTGTATATAATCCAGACCGGATGCGGTGGTTTTGAAAAACTTAATGATTATGTCATGGAGCTGTTATTGATGATTCACGCTTGCAGAACAGCATCCGCTAGAAAGATTACTGCCGTGATTCCAAACTTCCCATACGCTCGGCAGGATAGAAAGGATAAGAGCAGAGTTCCTATCAGTGCCAAATTGGTGGCCAATCTTCTCACTACGGCAGGATGTGATCACGTGATAACGTTAGATTTGCATGCTTCTCAGATTCAAGGTTTCTTCAGCATCCCCGTCGATAACCTTTATGCGGAGCCTAATGTGTTGAAGTATATCCAGAGTCATTTTGATAATAAGGATGATATCATTTTGGTGTCTCCAGATGTTGGTGGTGCTAAAAGGGTTGCATCTTTGGCCGATAAGCTCGATACTATGTTTGCCTTGATTCATAAAGAGAGAGCCAAGGCCAACGTGGTGAGTAAGATGGTTCTTGTTGGTGATGTCACTGACAAAGTTTGCATTTTGGTCGATGATATGGCTGATACTTGCGGTACTCTTTGTAAAGCCTCTGATCTATTGCTGGAGAAAGGTGCCAAAGAAGTCATGGCTATTGTCACACACGGTATCTTCAGTGGTAATGCAATATGCAAACTCAATCAGAGTAATCTAAAGAGGGTTGTGTGTACGAACTCAATGCCTTTAaacaatcttcaagaactgTGTCCTAAACTTGAGGTGATTGATATCAGTGGTACCCTGTCTGAAGCTATTAGAAGATTACACAACGGTGAGTCTGTCTCTTATCTGTTCAATACTGCTGTGTTCTGA
- a CDS encoding uncharacterized protein (MEROPS:MER0002895~BUSCO:EOG09340QOM): protein MFKKWRSDKSSKSKPQKKASAKSQTRVRAKDKPRSSSHSSIAHSLGSSSFDHTTTNTNVSTTTTDGTEIPASQSLDKTSSGTGLADSVDPKAEVSHLEFSAYKDEPYDPSLEYKVINKDDSNMPYGDGSDKVFGMENFGYTCYIASILQALYFTEPLRKEVLSFPKRDPENLRKRKLRVKGIRPHGFMAAISLQQEKHEKDKDKDKDKEKEKVKQIEKPLLFAVADDLSKKSSNSSVSGSSRMKNLFSRSSSNEKINNADGSSAEDTGTSDGTNDANGNSPSIADEIPVENIQLERTLISRYPSYKDLDIRYFLNHQSNVTIVGATNNSADGSEQRKRRALFKGPIINLDISFSEEYGMKSSLFTSLKDAFEAVTENSSKVGILSPYYFVEVVKQLNEMFRSSMHQDAHEFLNFLINSLIEVVSDYTASHSDESSKLSQIFEGLLTSETKCLSCESISTRDEKFLDLSIDLQQNTSIANCLKMFSQSEMLKGSDKFFCETCHSLQEAAKMIKLKKLPQILAFHLKRFKYSEELGRMVKLFYRVEYTKTLRIFNTTDDTKEPDKLYELYSVVVHIGGGPYHGHYVSLIKTNRYGWLLFDDETVESIDENYVYRFFGDGPGLSTAYLLFYREVLEEEKLREKQLFNGLDDEEDSENFGTAPTMMKNSNNTSSRSENANESTNNSSDTKSSNTVINGSEENSKQSKKKNRLTLNFMKL from the coding sequence ATGTTCAAAAAATGGAGGTCCGACAAGTCCTCCAAGTCGAAACCGCAAAAGAAGGCCAGTGCAAAATCCCAAACAAGGGTTAGAGCCAAGGATAAACCACGGTCTTCGTCTCACTCTTCAATCGCTCACTCTcttggttcttcttcgtttgACCACACGACAACAAATACGAACGTCAGTACGACGACTACTGATGGTACCGAGATTCCTGCATCGCAAAGTTTAGATAAAACCTCTAGCGGCACTGGATTGGCTGATAGCGTCGATCCGAAGGCGGAGGTGTCTCATCTGGAGTTTTCTGCTTACAAAGACGAACCCTATGATCCTTCACTTGAGTACAAGGTGATCAACAAAGATGATTCGAATATGCCTTACGGAGATGGATCTGATAAGGTGTTTGGAATGGAGAACTTCGGCTACACCTGCTACATTGCCTCGATTTTACAGGCGCTTTACTTCACTGAGCCCCTTCGGAAAGAAGTGCTATCATTTCCCAAAAGGGATCCAGAAAATCTGCGTAAGAGAAAGCTACGTGTCAAGGGTATCCGGCCGCATGGGTTCATGGCTgcaatttctcttcaacaggAAAAACATGAAAAGGATAAGGATAAGGACaaggataaagagaaggagaaggtgaagcaAATCGAAAAACCATTACTTTTTGCTGTAGCCGACGACTTATCAAAAAAATCTTCGAATAGTAGTGTCTCGGgctcttcaagaatgaagaatctATTCAGCagatcttcatcaaacgaGAAAATCAATAATGCGGATGGCTCCTCTGCTGAAGATACGGGCACAAGTGATGGAACAAACGATGCCAACGGAAACTCTCCTAGCATTGCAGATGAAATCCCCGTAGAGAATATacaacttgaaagaacGCTGATATCTCGATATCCAAGTTATAAAGACTTGGACATCAGGTATTTTTTGAACCATCAGTCGAATGTCACCATTGTGGGTGCCACGAACAACTCAGCTGACGGCTCAGAGCAGCGAAAAAGACGGGCATTATTTAAAGGACCAATCATCAACTTGGATATATCATTCAGCGAAGAATACGGTATGAAATCGAGCCTTTTCACCAGTCTTAAAGATGCTTTTGAAGCAGTCACCGAAAACAGTTCGAAAGTAGGTATTCTATCTCCTTACTACTTTGTGGAAGTTGTTAAACAGCTGAACGAGATGTTCAGAAGTTCGATGCATCAGGATGCTCACGAGTTTCTTAACTTTCTAATCAACAGCCTCATAGAAGTAGTCAGTGACTATACCGCATCGCATAGTGATGAATCGAGTAAGCTGAGCCAAATTTTTGAGGGGCTTCTTACTAGCGAGACTAAATGTTTGTCGTGCGAAAGCATCTCCACAAGAGACGAGAAGTTCCTTGATCTTTCCATTGACTTGCAACAAAACACCTCGATCGCCAACTGTCTGAAGATGTTTTCGCAAAGCGAGATGCTCAAGGGATCGGACAAATTCTTTTGCGAGACATGCCATTCTTTGCAGGAGGCTGCAAAGATGATTAAACTTAAAAAGCTACCTCAGATACTGGCTTTCCActtgaagagattcaaATATTCAGAGGAACTTGGCCGCATGGTGAAATTGTTTTACCGTGTTGAGTATACGAAGACCCTCCGTATTTTCAATACCACTGACGATACTAAGGAGCCGGACAAATTGTACGAATTATATTCTGTGGTGGTGCACATCGGAGGAGGACCTTACCATGGTCATTATGTCTCCCTCATTAAGACCAATAGATACGGCTGGCTTCTATTTGACGATGAAACGGTCGAATCTATCGATGAAAACTACGTGTATCGGTTCTTTGGTGATGGCCCTGGTTTATCTACTGCTTATCTATTGTTTTACAGAGAAGttttggaggaagaaaaactACGAGAAAAACAACTGTTCAACGGTCTTGATGACGAGGAAGacagtgaaaattttggtACTGCTCCCACtatgatgaagaacagTAACAATACGAGCTCCCGCAGTGAGAATGCTAACGAAAGTACGAACAACAGCTCAGATACCAAGAGCAGTAACACCGTCATTAACGGTTCAGAAGAGAACTCCAAGcaaagcaagaagaagaataggCTGACACTTAACTTTATGAAATTGTAG
- a CDS encoding uncharacterized protein (BUSCO:EOG09341N4H~EggNog:ENOG41), with translation MTLATGSAMDMGMDDKSPDADDRLASLRDRLAVKMVHWYFSLLILTILPAIAACYAIANRFRVSVSLQIVSGIYSVLEALVLRFPDPDGHENKTSRGTAWFLMFFYGLVLLNGTVTEGTNIFLAKFRDSSMGKYSSRLAPTTYKVISVLIAECGFVKSAMNMVAILGFCYDDHIGQCNAHGIMGMSFIAYGWFMATMLVIPWLRVSRHKHSQEWYDSLMITAWGIVNTFTEHRPWEPWSHHDYQHTSMGIIFWACGMLGIYLSRGNRRSLMPALTLIFTGYAMGQHPQKLILSEKVHTFFGLVLMFGGAIRIMEISFLLHDKRSDPSGQVLSFQYLAPFALVLAGTLFMGANEEQVQLVVDMGADHSAYILIVASTACLVQLFYLLLLDLYLHLCGCSISGTSPYQSLEGGQNLEDTTNSISENTARQSDDHFELDDLSSLDNDATRL, from the exons ATGA CTTTGGCTACTGGTTCGGCAATGGATATGGGGATGGATGATAAAAGTCCCGACGCTGATGATCGCTTAGCTTCTCTGAGAGACAGGTTAGCTGTCAAAATGGTTCACTGGTACTTTTCTCTACTTATTTTAACTATTCTTCCCGCTATAGCCGCATGCTATGCCATTGCCAACCGGTTTAGAGTGTCGGTCTCATTGCAAATCGTTTCGGGTATTTATTCTGTTCTTGAAGCTCTAGTGCTTCGTTTTCCGGATCCAGACGGCCACGAGAATAAAACATCCCGTGGAACTGCATGGTTCCTAATGTTCTTCTATGGACTGGTGCTACTTAATGGTACTGTTACAGAAGGGACCAACATTTTTTTAGCCAAATTCAGGGACTCTTCAATGGGGAAATATAGCTCTCGGTTGGCTCCAACTACCTATAAGGTGATTTCTGTCTTGATAGCTGAATGTGGATTCGTAAAATCTGCCATGAACATGGTGGCCATCCTAGGATTTTGCTATGATGATCACATTGGACAGTGTAATGCTCATGGGATCATGGGCATGTCCTTCATAGCATACGGCTGGTTTATGGCTACTATGCTTGTAATTCCCTGGTTACGGGTAAGTAGACACAAGCATTCCCAGGAATGGTACGattcattgatgataaCAGCCTGGGGTATTGTGAACACATTCACCGAGCATAGACCCTGGGAGCCTTGGTCGCATCATGACTACCAGCATACCAGCATGGGCATTATCTTTTGGGCCTGTGGAATGCTGGGAATCTATCTTTCCAGGGGAAATCGCCGGAGCCTTATGCCGGCATTAACCTTGATCTTCACCGGATATGCCATGGGCCAACATCCTCAGAAACTAATCCTCTCTGAGAAAGTGCACACCTTCTTTGGACTGGTCCTCATGTTTGGTGGTGCCATTAGAATCATGGAGAtcagctttcttcttcatgataAAAGATCCGATCCAAGTGGTCAGGTGTTATCCTTTCAATACTTGGCACCATTTGCTTTAGTCTTGGCCGGTACTCTGTTCATGGGTGCCAACGAAGAACAGGTTCAATTAGTCGTTGATATGGGTGCAGATCATTCTGCCTATATTCTCATTGTTGCCAGTACTGCCTGCCTGGTTCAACTATTCTATCTATTGCTATTGGATTTATATCTCCATCTTTGTGGCTGCTCTATCAGTGGCACATCTCCCTATCAGTCCTTAGAGGGTGGACAAAATCTTGAAGACACTACTAATTCCATTTCTGAAAATACTGCTCGCCAGTCTGATGATCATTTTGAATTGGATGACCTTTCAAGTTTAGATAACGACGCTAcaagactttga
- a CDS encoding uncharacterized protein (BUSCO:EOG09341GDD~EggNog:ENOG41), with the protein MSAILSADDLNDFITPGVACIKPTDEQNRGDRPNQELEIEIDGSGQPMEVTKEGNTTRLQKAQISLADCLACSGCITSAEEVLMAQHSHKEFLNALKEHKDDMIFVASISHQTRASLANALGISWEYVDKLLIKLFTERLGFAKIVGTGLGRKISLKQMSQSIIERKYGSEALNKPVLSSICPGWVMYVEKTHPFLLPYMDRTKSPQQITGLLLKRLTAAEYDIRPTQVYHLAIMPCFDKKLEAARPESDEQMDVDCVITPRELVQMLQEEEIDVDSLLLSVQNDADYCDVKVLYEHFAPKNWLGPTESWYNDEGSPSGGYAFHYLNEVVKYAVGNLGAKVESLEIRSVGGRNPDIYELELVNNDTGESIATSAVVNGFRNIQNMVRKIKKPSGESIGNVRGRMAHRKRRGDASNKKTANTVSIDPLKCDLIEVMACPNGCINGGGQISGPSDRYSAKQWIQKATDIYNSIPLSIEPDSAEMEQWITAWLEKFTVCNSRLLKTTFRKIEQPKDTATIALTSTW; encoded by the coding sequence ATGAGTGCCATACTAAGTGCagatgatttgaatgatttCATCACTCCTGGAGTGGCGTGCATTAAGCCCACTGACGAGCAGAATAGGGGCGATAGACCAAATCAGGAGCTTGAGATCGAGATTGATGGCTCCGGCCAACCCATGGAAGTGACCAAAGAGGGCAATACTACAAGGCTTCAGAAGGCGCAGATTTCATTGGCAGATTGCCTTGCTTGTTCGGGTTGTATCACATCTGCTGAAGAAGTACTCATGGCCCAGCATTCACATAAGGAGTTTCTCAACGCTTTAAAGGAACATAAAGATGACATGATTTTTGTGGCCAGTATTAGTCATCAAACTAGGGCCTCATTAGCTAATGCTTTGGGAATATCATGGGAATACGTTGATAAGCTGTTGATCAAGTTGTTTACCGAGAGACTAGGATTCGCTAAGATCGTGGGGACAGGTTTGGGACGaaagatctctttgaagCAGATGTCTCAGAGTATCATTGAGCGTAAATACGGCTCCGAAGCACTTAATAAACCAGTGCTATCGTCAATTTGCCCTGGATGGGTTATGTATGTTGAAAAGACACACCCTTTCCTTTTGCCCTATATGGATAGGACTAAATCTCCGCAGCAAATTACTGGTCTCTTATTGAAACGGCTTACCGCAGCAGAATATGACATTAGACCAACCCAAGTTTATCATCTAGCGATCATGCCCTGCTTTGATAAAAAGTTAGAGGCCGCAAGACCCGAGTCAGATGAACAGATGGACGTTGACTGTGTGATAACTCCAAGAGAGTTGGTGCAGATgctacaagaagaagaaatcgacGTTGACAGTTTGTTATTGAGTGTTCAAAATGACGCTGACTATTGTGATGTGAAGGTATTATATGAGCATTTTGCACCGAAGAACTGGCTCGGGCCCACTGAATCGTGGTATAATGACGAGGGATCTCCTTCGGGAGGCTACGCATTCCATTATTTGAATGAGGTAGTCAAGTATGCAGTTGGCAATCTTGGTGCCAAGGTGGAGTCGTTGGAAATTCGTTCTGTGGGAGGACGAAACCCGGATATTTATGAACTTGAATTGGTTAACAATGATACAGGAGAAAGTATAGCAACTAGTGCCGTTGTGAATGGATTCAGAAATATTCAGAACATGGTTCGGAAGATTAAAAAGCCAAGTGGTGAATCGATAGGCAATGTAAGAGGTCGAATGGCGcacagaaaaagaaggggTGATGCTAGTAACAAGAAAACTGCGAATACAGTGTCGATCGATCCACTGAAATGTGATCTTATAGAGGTTATGGCTTGTCCAAACGGATGCATCAATGGGGGAGGCCAAATCAGTGGACCATCGGATCGCTATTCCGCCAAACAGTGGATACAGAAGGCTACAGACATTTACAATTCTATCCCATTAAGCATTGAGCCGGATTCAGCTGAAATGGAACAGTGGATAACTGCTTGGCTTGAGAAATTCACTGTGTGCAATTCTAGATTGTTGAAAACGACATTTAGAAAGATCGAGCAACCAAAGGATACAGCTACTATAGCTCTCACTTCGACGTGGTGA
- a CDS encoding uncharacterized protein (BUSCO:EOG09341EMA): protein MTGIPFKENTVVVVFGASGDLATKKIFPALFGLFREKYLSKTTKIYGFARTQMSNEEFKGRIKGFFQTPTEESKKLVDQFLELCFYHSGQYDQAEGYEELTKSIEKFEAERGVKEPHRLFYLALPPGVFVPVAERVKKYCHPGDKGIARLVVEKPFGRDLNTAKLLQSKLAPLWKEDELFRIDHYLGKEMVKNLIPLRFANSFLSACWDSRYITSIQISFKEPFGTEGRGGYFDNIGIIRDVMQNHLLQVLTLLTMERPVSGEAESIRDEKVHLLKAVKPLNKDDVLVGQYTKSEDGKKPGYLDDKTVKPGSKCITYAAITLEICNERWEGVPIILRAGKALNEGKVDIRVQFKETKNGIFKHVARNELVIRVQPDEAMYMKMNTKIPGVSHSTTTTDLDLTYSSRYKKFYIPQAYESLIRDVLNDDHSSFVRDDELEISWSLFTPLLEYLEGPEGPTPVPYAYGSRGPSLLDDFMVENGYVFQDDSGYQWPVTTPQSPGESKM from the coding sequence ATGACTGGTATACCATTTAAGGAGAACACCGTTGTAGTGGTGTTTGGCGCTTCTGGAGATTTGGcaacaaagaagatatttcCAGCCTTGTTTGGTTTGTTCAGAGAAAAGTATCTTTCAAAAACCACGAAAATCTATGGATTTGCCAGGACCCAGATGAGCAATGAAGAGTTCAAAGGTCGGATTAAGGGGTTCTTCCAAACTCCAACAGAGGAAtccaagaagttggttGACCAATTCCTTGAACTGTGCTTCTATCATAGTGGCCAGTACGACCAAGCCGAGGGATATGAGGAGCTCACCAAGTCAATTGAGAAGTTTGAGGCGGAAAGAGGTGTTAAAGAGCCCCACAGGCTCTTTTATCTGGCTCTTCCACCAGGCGTGTTTGTGCCCGTCGCAGAAAGAGTGAAGAAATACTGTCATCCTGGAGATAAAGGTATTGCCCGCTTGGTTGTGGAAAAGCCATTCGGTCGGGATTTAAACACGGCCAAACTTTTACAATCGAAGTTGGCACCACTTTGGAAAGAGGATGAGCTTTTCCGTATAGATCACTATTTGGGTAAGGAGATGGTTAAGAACTTGATTCCATTAAGATTCGCCAATTCGTTTCTCAGTGCCTGTTGGGATAGTCGATACATCACGAGTATTCAAATATCTTTCAAGGAGCCGTTTGGTACCGAGGGAAGGGGTGGTTATTTTGATAATATCGGAATTATCAGAGATGTTATGCAAAATCATTTACTTCAAGTGCTCACACTTCTTACCATGGAAAGACCCGTCTCTGGGGAAGCCGAGTCCATTCGTGATGAGAAAGTCCATCTATTGAAAGCTGTCAAACCTTTGAACAAGGACGACGTGTTGGTTGGTCAATATACGAAGTCAGAAGACGGTAAGAAGCCCGGATACTTGGATGACAAGACTGTGAAACCTGGATCTAAGTGTATCACATACGCCGCCATAACATTGGAGATTTGCAATGAGAGATGGGAAGGTGTGCCTATAATCTTGCGTGCCGGCAAGGCGTTGAACGAGGGTAAAGTTGATATTCGGGTGCAGTTCAAAGAGACCAAGAATGGTATTTTCAAGCACGTTGCTAGAAACGAACTGGTGATTCGTGTGCAGCCGGATGAAGCTATGTACATGAAGATGAACACAAAAATCCCTGGAGTTTCCCACAGCACTACGACTACAGACCTCGATTTAACGTACAGCAGCCGCTACAAAAAGTTCTATATCCCCCAGGCTTACGAGTCCTTAATTAGAGACGTTCTGAATGATGACCATTCCAGTTTTGTTAGAGATGACGAATTGGAGATTTCCTGGTCGTTGTTTACTCCATTGTTGGAGTATTTGGAAGGACCCGAGGGACCGACTCCGGTTCCTTATGCATATGGATCCAGAGGGCCCTCGCTGCTTGACGATTTTATGGTCGAAAATGGCTATGTTTTTCAAGATGATTCAGGATACCAGTGGCCTGTTACTACTCCTCAGAGTCCTGGAGAAAGCAAGATGTGA